In Capsicum annuum cultivar UCD-10X-F1 chromosome 7, UCD10Xv1.1, whole genome shotgun sequence, one genomic interval encodes:
- the LOC107876696 gene encoding vegetative cell wall protein gp1, giving the protein MAGAPLPTKRRCSTGESPAPPSPLSPIHRSDQRLACRQPAMQPAKSAGETPKTTTPSLPPSAPRSAMLHQRTAPPLPPLRRPPHPTGHRWDPPPAVANHQRQTRRDSTAPSSHQPCSRRN; this is encoded by the coding sequence ATGGCTGGTGCACCACTTCCAACCAAACGCCGCTGCTCCACCGGAGAAAGCCCCGCGCCGCCGTCGCCCCTTTCACCCATTCACCGCTCAGACCAGCGACTAGCGTGCCGCCAACCAGCCATGCAACCGGCGAAGTCAGCCGGCGAAACCCCCAAAACGACAACACCATCGCTGCCTCCGTCAGCGCCCAGATCTGCCATGCTCCACCAGCGAACGGCGCCGCCGCTGCCTCCTCTCCGTCGCCCTCCTCATCCGACCGGTCACCGCTGGGACCCGCCTCCAGCAGTTGCGAACCATCAACGGCAAACTAGACGCGATTCAACCGCCCCCTCCTCTCACCAGCCATGTTCTCGTCGGAATTAA